A stretch of the Dioscorea cayenensis subsp. rotundata cultivar TDr96_F1 chromosome 4, TDr96_F1_v2_PseudoChromosome.rev07_lg8_w22 25.fasta, whole genome shotgun sequence genome encodes the following:
- the LOC120258763 gene encoding auxin-responsive protein IAA25-like has protein sequence MNIRATVLMETATTTTTTAAATTTATTVVGKEDQEGELGQEDGGKKRLSLGLQNNLELRLGISMNNNNGFQEMDRSSIRRSQEGLVLQRNSGHEVGTGIGVGGGGSKRSWLSDTAAACGFVHPWSLAARQEKAALEQAHHKASIPSTSSLSRVNGHSAQAQPVVGWPPVRTFRRNLAGSQATKQEMESEKEAKKAKSLMEMEKVANNINHVQSKPTMFVKVNMEGYAVGRKIDLKAHDSYDSLSKSLQKMFQNFLSVNIQGIITKENERVDAVKNNYILLYALLNLFTPSIVMCIEFSVDALGIANVTTLTRLIPPCSAANKSVVYLLGQPSNASEIPAE, from the exons atgaaCATAAGAGCAACGGTGCTAATGgaaacagcaacaacaacaacaacaacagcagcagcaacaacaacagcaacaacagtaGTAGGAAAGGAAGATCAAGAAGGAGAGTTAGGACaagaagatggaggaaagaagAGACTGAGTTTAGGGTTGCAGAACAACCTGGAGTTAAGGTTAGGGATATCAATGAACAATAATAATGGATTCCAAGAGATGGATAGGAGTAGTATTAGAAGAAGCCAAGAAGGGCTTGTGTTGCAGAGGAATAGTGGTCATGAAGTTGGCACTGGAATTGGAGTAGGAGGAGGAGGGTCAAAGAGATCATGGCTCTCAGACACTGCAGCAGCTTGTGGCTTTGTACATCCATGGAGCTTAGCTGCAAGGCAAGAGAAGGCTGCTCTTGAGCAAGCTCATCATAAGGCTTCTATTCCTTCTACTTCTTCTCTCTCAAG AGTTAATGGTCATAGTGCACAAGCACAACCAGTGGTTGGGTGGCCACCGGTGAGGACATTCAGAAGAAACTTGGCAGGATCACAAGCAACAAAACAAGAGATGGAGAGTGAGAAGGAAGCCAAAAAAGCAAAGTCATTAATGGAGATGGAAAAGGTGGCAAACAACATCAACCATGTTCAATCCAAACCCACAATGTTTGTCAAGGTCAACATGGAAGGCTATGCTGTTGGGAGAAAGATTGATTTGAAGGCTCATGACAGTTATGAttccctctccaaatcccttcaAAAGATGTTCCAAAACTTCTTATCAG TGAATATTCAAGGCATAATAACCAAAGAGAATGAGAGAGTTGATGCAGTGAAGAATAACTACATACTtctttatgctttattgaatctgtttacccctagtattgtcatgtgcatcGAATTCTCAGTCGATGCcctaggaatagccaatgtgactactctaactcgcTT AATCCCTCCCTGTAGTGCTGCGAATAAAAGTGTTGTTTATTTGCTAGGACAACCCTCAAATGCTAGTGAAATTCCTGCTGAATAA